The Silene latifolia isolate original U9 population chromosome X, ASM4854445v1, whole genome shotgun sequence genome contains the following window.
TTAGAggaaaataacaacacattaatagcagaataatagtagaataacataACAGCAGCAGAATAACAGAGTAACAccggaataataggggaataacagcagaataataggataacattagaataataAGAGAATAATAGTTCAGATTCATACCTCTTCAGTTTCTGATccttcttcatcatcgtcatcagaaGGGGGACTTTCAGCAAAAGGAAGATTACAAGTTCTACTGTTGTGATTCACCCACTTCTTGCAGTTACCGCATCTTCGCTTCCTCTTTTCTGGCTTGCTCTTCGCCTTTTCTTTCGACGACCTCAATCTTTTGCCACTTcccttattcttggccttgtttggCGGTCGGAGGTCAATATCATTTGAAGCTGTAATGCCAAGAAGATCCTCGATTTCCTTGCTTTTAGTTTTCGGTTCAATTGGTCCTGTGATGTTCTCCCTGAACTGTCTCAGGGTTTTCTGCAGTTGCTTCATCTATTTAACCGTAGCATAATTGTCCATCACCCCGACAGTTGCATAAATCTCAGACCAAACCTTTGACTTCTCAGCTTTCTTGGTATTAGCTTCGTCAATGTCTTCTATAACCTTTCTAGTTTCATCTTGGACAATTGATCTGTAggatttctttgtccatcgagcaaGGACATAAGGCTCGGGTATCTTGTATACCTgcctaccattccacacccaCAGTATATGTCGACAGACAATGCCATGCCTCTCAAACAGCTTATATGCACATTTGCTCTCGTTAGTTTTGATATTAAATTCCACTCGGAAGTTTCTGTGCTTCAGTCCATCATGAACGTCATGGTACTCCACTACCCCTAATGTTGTCAAACCCCCGACTCCCATGCTGCATATCGCATGTTTGACGTCCTTCTGAAAGTCTGTAAAGATAGGATGTGTGTATACAAGTGAGGCATGCAACTCGACCTTCATTGGTCCTACTTTCTCGAGCATACTATGCTCGTTGGCAGTGTCCATTCGCCTTTGTGAATACCTTTGTTGTTCTACTGCAGAATTGTACCTCATCCAGAACTCGACAAGGGTTCCAAAGTGGCTTTCAAACCGTTTGAAATAGCTGTTTGAACTTTCAGATCTCTGGGTTGTCCTGAGCAAACAACCTAGAGGCAGATCGCGAAAGTAAGCCGGTATCCACTTTTGTCTGATTGCGAATACGTACTTCAACCAACGGTTGTTTTGCATACCATGTGCTTCAATAACGGTTTGCCAGTTTTGTTCAAATTCTTCTGGTTCTAAGTCAACATCCCAAACAACAGCATTTATGTCTGTCATAAAATCCGTGTCATTGCAGATTGCTCTTCCCACCTTCTCAGGCACTTTCTGTATGATATACCACATGCAGTACTTGTGCACAGAATTCTTGAAAATGTTTGGGCATGCCTTTTTAATTCCAAGGCATTGGTCTGTTATTATACACTGAGGTTGCTGCTGCCCCATTGCTTCCaggaattttgtaaaaatccACTCAAATGAATCCTAACTCTCGAATTCAAGTAATCCAGCTGCAAAAGTTAccgtcttcttgttgtggtctactccTGTGAACggagtaaacaccatgaaatatttgtttgtcccataagtagggtcaaacgagATCGTATCTCCATATAATTTGTAGTTGTTTATGCCTTCCTTATCAGCCCAAATAACCTTTGTCAAACATTTGTTCTCATCCTCGTTATAAGCAAAATAGAACCGCTTTGTTTCAGCAAGCATTTTGAAATGCCCAATAAACATTTTGGCATCCTtatccccaatgtaacacttgatatttcgtttgaagtttttgaagtctagcaaGGAGGCACCGATATTTTGATAACCATTTGAGTAGTCCTTGAGAATTCTGAAGCTCAATGTTGGACCTATGTT
Protein-coding sequences here:
- the LOC141618157 gene encoding protein FAR1-RELATED SEQUENCE 5-like, producing the protein MGQQQPQCIITDQCLGIKKACPNIFKNSVHKYCMWYIIQKVPEKVGRAICNDTDFMTDINAVVWDVDLEPEEFEQNWQTVIEAHGMQNNRWLKYVFAIRQKWIPAYFRDLPLGCLLRTTQRSESSNSYFKRFESHFGTLVEFWMRYNSAVEQQRYSQRRMDTANEHSMLEKVGPMKVELHASLVYTHPIFTDFQKDVKHAICSMGVGGLTTLGVVEYHDVHDGLKHRNFRVEFNIKTNESKCAYKLFERHGIVCRHILWVWNGRQVYKIPEPYVLARWTKKSYRSIVQDETRKVIEDIDEANTKKAEKSKVWSEIYATVGVMDNYATVK